The following are from one region of the Salvia hispanica cultivar TCC Black 2014 chromosome 1, UniMelb_Shisp_WGS_1.0, whole genome shotgun sequence genome:
- the LOC125190459 gene encoding receptor-like protein 43, producing the protein MNVGNNNLEGSFPCMLLLSLRILLLRSNRFCGDLRCSKSWPNLQILDISSNIFSGRLNLLNFSRLRGMMLQSPTHARLNHSNSKFLGDGGYYQNDVTLTVKGFEVKLVKIWPDFTCIDLSSNRFQGQIPYAIGNLSSLYLLNLSHDSLTDAIPRSLGVLTELGLLDLSSNKLTG; encoded by the coding sequence ATGAATGTTGGAAACAACAACCTTGAGGGTAGTTTCCCTTGCATGCTCCTGTTGAGTTTGCGCATCCTTCTTTTGCGCTCCAATAGATTTTGCGGAGACTTGAGATGTAGTAAGAGTTGGCCCAATCTTCAAATTCTGGATAtatcttcaaatattttcagTGGTCGTTTGAACTTGCTAAACTTCTCAAGGTTGAGAGGAATGATGCTACAAAGTCCTACACATGCCAGGCTCAACCACTCTAACTCTAAATTTTTAGGTGATGGTGGTTACTACCAAAATGACGTGACATTAACTGTCAAAGGGTTTGAGGTGAAGCTTGTGAAGATTTGGCCTGACTTTACATGCATTGATTTGTCTTCCAATCGTTTTCAAGGACAAATACCATATGCAATTGGTAATCTTAGCTCACTCTATCTTCTCAACTTATCCCACGACTCGCTCACTGATGCAATCCCAAGATCATTGGGTGTCTTGACAGAGCTTGGGTTGCTCGACCTCTCTTCAAACAAGCTCACCGGGTGA